In Choloepus didactylus isolate mChoDid1 chromosome 6, mChoDid1.pri, whole genome shotgun sequence, one DNA window encodes the following:
- the ARRB1 gene encoding beta-arrestin-1 isoform X5: MGDKGTRVFKKASPNGKLTVYLGKRDFVDHINLVDPVDGVVLVDPEYLKERRVYVTLTCAFRYGREDLDVLGLTFRKDLFVANVQSFPPTSEDRKPLTRLQERLIKKLGEHAYPFTFEIPTNLPCSVTLQPGPEDTGKACGVDYEVKAFCAENLEEKIHKRNSVRLVIRKVQYAPERPGPQPTAETTRQFLMSDKPLHLEASLDKEIYYHGEPISVNVHVTNNTNKTVKKIKISVRQYADICLFNTAQYKCPVAMEEADDTVAPSSTFCKVYTLTPFLANNREKRGLALDGKLKHEDTNLASSTLLRDGANREILGIIVSYKVKVKLVVSRGGLLGDLACSDVAVELPFTLMHPKPQEEPPHREVPENEAPVDTNLIELDTNSPLACM; encoded by the exons AGTGTTCAAGAAGGCAAGCCCCAATGGAAAG CTCACCGTCTACCTGGGAAAGCGGGACTTTGTGGACCACATCAACCTCGTGGACCCTGTGG ACGGTGTGGTCCTGGTGGATCCTGAGTATCTCAAGGAGAGGAGAG TCTACGTGACACTGACCTGCGCCTTCCGCTATGGCCGGGAGGACCTGGATGTGCTGGGCCTGACCTTTCGCAAGGACCTGTTTGTGGCCAACGTGCAGTCCTTCCCGCCCACCTCCGAGGACAGGAAGCCCCTGACGCGGCTGCAGGAGCGCCTCATCAAGAAGCTGGGCGAGCACGCCTACCCTTTCACCTTTGAG ATCCCTACTAATCTCCCATGCTCTGTGACACTGCAGCCGGGGCCTGAAGACACAGGGAAG GCCTGCGGTGTGGACTACGAGGTCAAAGCCTTTTGTGCAGAGAATCTGGAGGAGAAGATCCACAAGCG GAATTCTGTGCGCCTGGTCATCCGGAAGGTTCAATATGCCCCAGAGAGGCCTGGCCCCCAGCCCACAGCTGAGACCACCAGGCAGTTCCTCATGTCGGACAAGCCCTTGCACCTAGAGGCCTCCCTGGATAAGGAG ATCTATTACCATGGAGAACCCATCAGTGTCAATGTTCACGTCACCAACAACACCAATAAGACAGTGAAGAAGATCAAGATCTCGG TGCGTCAGTATGCGGACATCTGCCTTTTCAACACGGCCCAGTACAAATGCCCTGTGGCCATGGAGGAGGCTGA TGACACAGTGGCACCCAGCTCAACGTTCTGCAAAGTCTACACACTTACCCCCTTCCTGGCCAACAACCGAGAGAAGCGGGGCCTTGCCCTGGACGGGAAGCTCAAGCATGAAGACACAAACCTGGCCTCCAGCACGCT GCTGAGGGACGGCGCCAACCGGGAGATCCTGGGGATCATTGTCTCCTACAAAGTGAAAGTGAAGCTGGTGGTGTCTCGGGGCGG CCTGCTGGGAGACCTTGCATGCAG CGATGTGGCTGTTGAACTACCCTTCACCCTGATGCACCCCAAGCCCCAGGAGGAGCCCCCACATCGAGAAG TTCCAGAAAACGAGGCGCCAGTAGATACCAATCTCATAGAACTTGACACCAA CAGCCCGCTTGCCTGCATGTGA
- the ARRB1 gene encoding beta-arrestin-1 isoform X3, with translation MGDKGTRVFKKASPNGKLTVYLGKRDFVDHINLVDPVDGVVLVDPEYLKERRVYVTLTCAFRYGREDLDVLGLTFRKDLFVANVQSFPPTSEDRKPLTRLQERLIKKLGEHAYPFTFEIPTNLPCSVTLQPGPEDTGKACGVDYEVKAFCAENLEEKIHKRNSVRLVIRKVQYAPERPGPQPTAETTRQFLMSDKPLHLEASLDKEIYYHGEPISVNVHVTNNTNKTVKKIKISVRQYADICLFNTAQYKCPVAMEEADDTVAPSSTFCKVYTLTPFLANNREKRGLALDGKLKHEDTNLASSTLLRDGANREILGIIVSYKVKVKLVVSRGGDVAVELPFTLMHPKPQEEPPHREVPENEAPVDTNLIELDTNDDDIVFEDFARQRLKGMKDDKEEEEDGTSSPQLNDR, from the exons AGTGTTCAAGAAGGCAAGCCCCAATGGAAAG CTCACCGTCTACCTGGGAAAGCGGGACTTTGTGGACCACATCAACCTCGTGGACCCTGTGG ACGGTGTGGTCCTGGTGGATCCTGAGTATCTCAAGGAGAGGAGAG TCTACGTGACACTGACCTGCGCCTTCCGCTATGGCCGGGAGGACCTGGATGTGCTGGGCCTGACCTTTCGCAAGGACCTGTTTGTGGCCAACGTGCAGTCCTTCCCGCCCACCTCCGAGGACAGGAAGCCCCTGACGCGGCTGCAGGAGCGCCTCATCAAGAAGCTGGGCGAGCACGCCTACCCTTTCACCTTTGAG ATCCCTACTAATCTCCCATGCTCTGTGACACTGCAGCCGGGGCCTGAAGACACAGGGAAG GCCTGCGGTGTGGACTACGAGGTCAAAGCCTTTTGTGCAGAGAATCTGGAGGAGAAGATCCACAAGCG GAATTCTGTGCGCCTGGTCATCCGGAAGGTTCAATATGCCCCAGAGAGGCCTGGCCCCCAGCCCACAGCTGAGACCACCAGGCAGTTCCTCATGTCGGACAAGCCCTTGCACCTAGAGGCCTCCCTGGATAAGGAG ATCTATTACCATGGAGAACCCATCAGTGTCAATGTTCACGTCACCAACAACACCAATAAGACAGTGAAGAAGATCAAGATCTCGG TGCGTCAGTATGCGGACATCTGCCTTTTCAACACGGCCCAGTACAAATGCCCTGTGGCCATGGAGGAGGCTGA TGACACAGTGGCACCCAGCTCAACGTTCTGCAAAGTCTACACACTTACCCCCTTCCTGGCCAACAACCGAGAGAAGCGGGGCCTTGCCCTGGACGGGAAGCTCAAGCATGAAGACACAAACCTGGCCTCCAGCACGCT GCTGAGGGACGGCGCCAACCGGGAGATCCTGGGGATCATTGTCTCCTACAAAGTGAAAGTGAAGCTGGTGGTGTCTCGGGGCGG CGATGTGGCTGTTGAACTACCCTTCACCCTGATGCACCCCAAGCCCCAGGAGGAGCCCCCACATCGAGAAG TTCCAGAAAACGAGGCGCCAGTAGATACCAATCTCATAGAACTTGACACCAA TGATGACGACATTGTATTTGAGGACTTTGCCCGCCAGAGACTGAAAGGTATGAAGGACgacaaggaggaagaagaggatggGACCAGCTCGCCACAGCTCAACGACAGATAG
- the ARRB1 gene encoding beta-arrestin-1 isoform X4, translating to MGDKGTRVFKKASPNGKLTVYLGKRDFVDHINLVDPVDGVVLVDPEYLKERRVYVTLTCAFRYGREDLDVLGLTFRKDLFVANVQSFPPTSEDRKPLTRLQERLIKKLGEHAYPFTFEIPTNLPCSVTLQPGPEDTGKACGVDYEVKAFCAENLEEKIHKRNSVRLVIRKVQYAPERPGPQPTAETTRQFLMSDKPLHLEASLDKEIYYHGEPISVNVHVTNNTNKTVKKIKISVRQYADICLFNTAQYKCPVAMEEADDTVAPSSTFCKVYTLTPFLANNREKRGLALDGKLKHEDTNLASSTLLRDGANREILGIIVSYKVKVKLVVSRGGLLGDLACSDVAVELPFTLMHPKPQEEPPHREVPENEAPVDTNLIELDTKAAGLTPSAESHLCSPLQQPACLHVT from the exons AGTGTTCAAGAAGGCAAGCCCCAATGGAAAG CTCACCGTCTACCTGGGAAAGCGGGACTTTGTGGACCACATCAACCTCGTGGACCCTGTGG ACGGTGTGGTCCTGGTGGATCCTGAGTATCTCAAGGAGAGGAGAG TCTACGTGACACTGACCTGCGCCTTCCGCTATGGCCGGGAGGACCTGGATGTGCTGGGCCTGACCTTTCGCAAGGACCTGTTTGTGGCCAACGTGCAGTCCTTCCCGCCCACCTCCGAGGACAGGAAGCCCCTGACGCGGCTGCAGGAGCGCCTCATCAAGAAGCTGGGCGAGCACGCCTACCCTTTCACCTTTGAG ATCCCTACTAATCTCCCATGCTCTGTGACACTGCAGCCGGGGCCTGAAGACACAGGGAAG GCCTGCGGTGTGGACTACGAGGTCAAAGCCTTTTGTGCAGAGAATCTGGAGGAGAAGATCCACAAGCG GAATTCTGTGCGCCTGGTCATCCGGAAGGTTCAATATGCCCCAGAGAGGCCTGGCCCCCAGCCCACAGCTGAGACCACCAGGCAGTTCCTCATGTCGGACAAGCCCTTGCACCTAGAGGCCTCCCTGGATAAGGAG ATCTATTACCATGGAGAACCCATCAGTGTCAATGTTCACGTCACCAACAACACCAATAAGACAGTGAAGAAGATCAAGATCTCGG TGCGTCAGTATGCGGACATCTGCCTTTTCAACACGGCCCAGTACAAATGCCCTGTGGCCATGGAGGAGGCTGA TGACACAGTGGCACCCAGCTCAACGTTCTGCAAAGTCTACACACTTACCCCCTTCCTGGCCAACAACCGAGAGAAGCGGGGCCTTGCCCTGGACGGGAAGCTCAAGCATGAAGACACAAACCTGGCCTCCAGCACGCT GCTGAGGGACGGCGCCAACCGGGAGATCCTGGGGATCATTGTCTCCTACAAAGTGAAAGTGAAGCTGGTGGTGTCTCGGGGCGG CCTGCTGGGAGACCTTGCATGCAG CGATGTGGCTGTTGAACTACCCTTCACCCTGATGCACCCCAAGCCCCAGGAGGAGCCCCCACATCGAGAAG TTCCAGAAAACGAGGCGCCAGTAGATACCAATCTCATAGAACTTGACACCAA AGCAGCTGGTCTAACCCCGTCTGCTGAGAGCCACCTCTGCTCGCCTCTTCAGCAGCCCGCTTGCCTGCATGTGACTTGA
- the ARRB1 gene encoding beta-arrestin-1 isoform X2, with protein MGVFKKASPNGKLTVYLGKRDFVDHINLVDPVDGVVLVDPEYLKERRVYVTLTCAFRYGREDLDVLGLTFRKDLFVANVQSFPPTSEDRKPLTRLQERLIKKLGEHAYPFTFEIPTNLPCSVTLQPGPEDTGKACGVDYEVKAFCAENLEEKIHKRNSVRLVIRKVQYAPERPGPQPTAETTRQFLMSDKPLHLEASLDKEIYYHGEPISVNVHVTNNTNKTVKKIKISVRQYADICLFNTAQYKCPVAMEEADDTVAPSSTFCKVYTLTPFLANNREKRGLALDGKLKHEDTNLASSTLLRDGANREILGIIVSYKVKVKLVVSRGGLLGDLACSDVAVELPFTLMHPKPQEEPPHREVPENEAPVDTNLIELDTNDDDIVFEDFARQRLKGMKDDKEEEEDGTSSPQLNDR; from the exons AGTGTTCAAGAAGGCAAGCCCCAATGGAAAG CTCACCGTCTACCTGGGAAAGCGGGACTTTGTGGACCACATCAACCTCGTGGACCCTGTGG ACGGTGTGGTCCTGGTGGATCCTGAGTATCTCAAGGAGAGGAGAG TCTACGTGACACTGACCTGCGCCTTCCGCTATGGCCGGGAGGACCTGGATGTGCTGGGCCTGACCTTTCGCAAGGACCTGTTTGTGGCCAACGTGCAGTCCTTCCCGCCCACCTCCGAGGACAGGAAGCCCCTGACGCGGCTGCAGGAGCGCCTCATCAAGAAGCTGGGCGAGCACGCCTACCCTTTCACCTTTGAG ATCCCTACTAATCTCCCATGCTCTGTGACACTGCAGCCGGGGCCTGAAGACACAGGGAAG GCCTGCGGTGTGGACTACGAGGTCAAAGCCTTTTGTGCAGAGAATCTGGAGGAGAAGATCCACAAGCG GAATTCTGTGCGCCTGGTCATCCGGAAGGTTCAATATGCCCCAGAGAGGCCTGGCCCCCAGCCCACAGCTGAGACCACCAGGCAGTTCCTCATGTCGGACAAGCCCTTGCACCTAGAGGCCTCCCTGGATAAGGAG ATCTATTACCATGGAGAACCCATCAGTGTCAATGTTCACGTCACCAACAACACCAATAAGACAGTGAAGAAGATCAAGATCTCGG TGCGTCAGTATGCGGACATCTGCCTTTTCAACACGGCCCAGTACAAATGCCCTGTGGCCATGGAGGAGGCTGA TGACACAGTGGCACCCAGCTCAACGTTCTGCAAAGTCTACACACTTACCCCCTTCCTGGCCAACAACCGAGAGAAGCGGGGCCTTGCCCTGGACGGGAAGCTCAAGCATGAAGACACAAACCTGGCCTCCAGCACGCT GCTGAGGGACGGCGCCAACCGGGAGATCCTGGGGATCATTGTCTCCTACAAAGTGAAAGTGAAGCTGGTGGTGTCTCGGGGCGG CCTGCTGGGAGACCTTGCATGCAG CGATGTGGCTGTTGAACTACCCTTCACCCTGATGCACCCCAAGCCCCAGGAGGAGCCCCCACATCGAGAAG TTCCAGAAAACGAGGCGCCAGTAGATACCAATCTCATAGAACTTGACACCAA TGATGACGACATTGTATTTGAGGACTTTGCCCGCCAGAGACTGAAAGGTATGAAGGACgacaaggaggaagaagaggatggGACCAGCTCGCCACAGCTCAACGACAGATAG
- the ARRB1 gene encoding beta-arrestin-1 isoform X1 — MGDKGTRVFKKASPNGKLTVYLGKRDFVDHINLVDPVDGVVLVDPEYLKERRVYVTLTCAFRYGREDLDVLGLTFRKDLFVANVQSFPPTSEDRKPLTRLQERLIKKLGEHAYPFTFEIPTNLPCSVTLQPGPEDTGKACGVDYEVKAFCAENLEEKIHKRNSVRLVIRKVQYAPERPGPQPTAETTRQFLMSDKPLHLEASLDKEIYYHGEPISVNVHVTNNTNKTVKKIKISVRQYADICLFNTAQYKCPVAMEEADDTVAPSSTFCKVYTLTPFLANNREKRGLALDGKLKHEDTNLASSTLLRDGANREILGIIVSYKVKVKLVVSRGGLLGDLACSDVAVELPFTLMHPKPQEEPPHREVPENEAPVDTNLIELDTNDDDIVFEDFARQRLKGMKDDKEEEEDGTSSPQLNDR, encoded by the exons AGTGTTCAAGAAGGCAAGCCCCAATGGAAAG CTCACCGTCTACCTGGGAAAGCGGGACTTTGTGGACCACATCAACCTCGTGGACCCTGTGG ACGGTGTGGTCCTGGTGGATCCTGAGTATCTCAAGGAGAGGAGAG TCTACGTGACACTGACCTGCGCCTTCCGCTATGGCCGGGAGGACCTGGATGTGCTGGGCCTGACCTTTCGCAAGGACCTGTTTGTGGCCAACGTGCAGTCCTTCCCGCCCACCTCCGAGGACAGGAAGCCCCTGACGCGGCTGCAGGAGCGCCTCATCAAGAAGCTGGGCGAGCACGCCTACCCTTTCACCTTTGAG ATCCCTACTAATCTCCCATGCTCTGTGACACTGCAGCCGGGGCCTGAAGACACAGGGAAG GCCTGCGGTGTGGACTACGAGGTCAAAGCCTTTTGTGCAGAGAATCTGGAGGAGAAGATCCACAAGCG GAATTCTGTGCGCCTGGTCATCCGGAAGGTTCAATATGCCCCAGAGAGGCCTGGCCCCCAGCCCACAGCTGAGACCACCAGGCAGTTCCTCATGTCGGACAAGCCCTTGCACCTAGAGGCCTCCCTGGATAAGGAG ATCTATTACCATGGAGAACCCATCAGTGTCAATGTTCACGTCACCAACAACACCAATAAGACAGTGAAGAAGATCAAGATCTCGG TGCGTCAGTATGCGGACATCTGCCTTTTCAACACGGCCCAGTACAAATGCCCTGTGGCCATGGAGGAGGCTGA TGACACAGTGGCACCCAGCTCAACGTTCTGCAAAGTCTACACACTTACCCCCTTCCTGGCCAACAACCGAGAGAAGCGGGGCCTTGCCCTGGACGGGAAGCTCAAGCATGAAGACACAAACCTGGCCTCCAGCACGCT GCTGAGGGACGGCGCCAACCGGGAGATCCTGGGGATCATTGTCTCCTACAAAGTGAAAGTGAAGCTGGTGGTGTCTCGGGGCGG CCTGCTGGGAGACCTTGCATGCAG CGATGTGGCTGTTGAACTACCCTTCACCCTGATGCACCCCAAGCCCCAGGAGGAGCCCCCACATCGAGAAG TTCCAGAAAACGAGGCGCCAGTAGATACCAATCTCATAGAACTTGACACCAA TGATGACGACATTGTATTTGAGGACTTTGCCCGCCAGAGACTGAAAGGTATGAAGGACgacaaggaggaagaagaggatggGACCAGCTCGCCACAGCTCAACGACAGATAG